The proteins below come from a single Mercenaria mercenaria strain notata chromosome 3, MADL_Memer_1, whole genome shotgun sequence genomic window:
- the LOC123524339 gene encoding uncharacterized protein LOC123524339, producing the protein MATSGCEETSDEIFNFKCTPCSRINRQREAVKYCVECQGYCCQSCVDTHQAFPTLVGHKLLDKSTGLSTDFPVVPTEICSIHKIKILDMYCGTHDVVGCTSCMALEHRSCADVQLISDIAETMFKKTDTDELNLTLREKKSEAEKVKTSKEALLEELNKSKTNAVNAIKAFREDVERILQNLEKESIKEVEKEFQTIETMLLKEIQISENQMKNLSKAANDMKQSDGNIAQQFVSMKTTQKRLAQTEDILNDLDTQVHAKVSFAADQTVLEFLQQLKTFGSVIRSTVYSVKRTRNMKVNVPSDSSPCNLYGSCLTEDGKLLLPDWNNKKLKRANIVELSVVDYCDLPENPRDVCSIDNQEAVVTLDNSTIQFVSLSKKMILMRDMKLNHKCFCIAYRNKKLYISDNYMSMYVHDMTGTLLQTISNDSSGEDLFKSSRHIAFSDFGDKIFVSNGEKEVVTLDEQGNNFSSFNVSDLNNTTGVCTDKRGNLFVCGVNSKEVLQLGQSGTKMGVVIKSSERLNHPWSLAFDVRTGTLFVIQLFGDTVKLFDLH; encoded by the exons ATGGCGACGAGTGGGTGTGAAGAAACCTCTGACGAGATTTTTAACTTCAAATGTACACCTTGTTCTAGGATAAATAGACAAAGAGAAGCAGTGAAATATTGCGTGGAATGTCAGGGATACTGCTGCCAGTCTTGTGTTGACACACATCAGGCATTTCCTACACTAGTAGGTCATAAACTGCTGGATAAATCGACAGGTCTTTCAACAGACTTCCCAGTTGTCCCTACGGAAATATGCAGCATacacaagataaaaattctggaTATGTATTGTGGAACCCACGACGTGGTCGGTTGTACGAGCTGTATGGCACTAGAACATAG GAGCTGTGCAGATGTCCAGCTTATTTCGGATATTGCAGAAACTATGTTTAAAAAGACGGACACGGATGAATTGAATCTGACATTAAGGGAGAAGAAGAGTGAAGCGGAGAAGGTTAAAACGTCAAAAGAAGCACTTCTTGAAGAGCTGAATAAATCAAAAACGAATGCAGTCAATGCCATAAAAGCTTTTAGAGAAGACGTAGAAAGGATACTACAAAATCTTGAAAAAGAATCGATTAAAGAAGTGGAGAAAGAGTTCCAAACAATTGAGACAATGTTGCTAAAGGAGATACAGATATCTGAAAATCAGATGAAAAACCTGTCGAAAGCTGCAAACGACATGAAACAATCCGACGGAAATATAGCCCAGCAGTTTGTATCTATGAAGACAACACAGAAGAGACTTGCTCAAACTGAGGACATTTTGAACGATTTAGACACACAGGTACATGCAAAGGTATCATTTGCTGCTGACCAAACTGTTTTGGAATTTCTACAACAACTGAAGACATTTGGATCGGTTATCCGCAGTACTGTCTACTCTGTCAAAAGAAccagaaatatgaaagtaaatGTACCAAGTGACTCATCTCCTTGCAATCTATACGGGTCATGCTTAACGGAAGATGGCAAACTACTGCTTCCTGATTGGAACAATAAAAAATTGAAGCGTGCAAACATTGTAGAATTGTCAGTTGTAGACTATTGTGACCTCCCCGAGAATCCACGTGATGTATGCAGCATAGACAACCAGGAAGCAGTTGTGACTTTAGACAATAGCACTATCCAGTTTGTCTCCCTTAGCAAAAAGATGATACTTATGCGTGACATGAAGCTGAACCATAAATGTTTCTGCATTGCTTACAGAAATAAGAAACTTTATATAAGTGATAATTATATGTCAATGTATGTACATGATATGACAGGTACCTTGCTACAGACGATATCTAACGACAGTTCTGGCGAAGATCTGTTTAAAAGCAGTCGACATATTGCTTTCAGCGATTTTGGAGATAAAATATTTGTAAGCAATGGTGAAAAAGAGGTAGTAACACTTGACGAACAGGGAAACAATTTCAGCAGCTTCAATGTTTCTGATTTAAACAATACTACGGGAGTCTGCACAGATAAACGAGGAAATTTGTTCGTGTGCGGAGTCAACTCAAAAGAAGTTTTACAGCTAGGACAAAGTGGAACGAAAATGGGCGTGGTCATCAAATCGTCAGAGAGACTGAACCACCCATGGTCGCTGGCCTTTGATGTGCGAACGGGGACTCTATTTGTAATCCAATTGTTCGGGGATACAGTAAAACTTTTTGATCTACACTAA